AATCGGAGTAATGGTCGGCAGAACCCGGTTGTTCAAAGTGGGCGAACCGACAATAATACATGTTGATCGGAAAACATCCACCAGCGTATCATTACGGTCGGTAACCGACATGTTTACAATCTTGTACTGCACCCCGGCGTCAGTAAGCCCGTCACCAATGGCCTCAGCCATGCGGCGGGTGGCGTGCCACATGGTATCGTAGAGAATCACCGCCCGCGCATCCGGTTTCTGCTGTGTCCATTCACGGTATGAATCGACAATCTGCATAGGGTTGTCACGCCAGATTACGCCGTGGCTGGGAGCAATCATTTCAATTGGAAGCCCCAGGGAGAGAACCTCATCAATTTTTTTCGCAATTATATCGCTGTATGGGGTCAGAATATTCACATAGTATTTAAAAGCCTCCCAATAAAGCTCCTCACGATCAACCTGGTCATTGAACCGGTAATTTGTGCAGTAATGCTGGCCGAATGCATCATTGGACATGAGAATGTTATGGCCGGTAAGATAAGTGAACATGCTGTCAGGCCAATGTACCATCGGAGCTTCGATAAAAACCAGCTCGTTTCTGCCGATAGAAATACGATCGCCCGTTTTCATAGGACGAAATTTCCAGGGCTGGTGATAGTGGCCTTCGAAGCTTTCGGCTCCCCTTTTCGATACCACCAGTTCGGCCTGCGGAGCATGGCGGATCACTGCCGGAAGACTTCCTGAATGATCTACTTCCGAGTGATTCGCCACAATGATGTCAATCTTCGCCGGATCGATAATCTCACGGATGTTTTCCAAAAACTGCTCTTCGAAGGGTTCCCAGACTGTATCGACCAAAACCGTTTTCTCATCGAGAATGAGATAGGAGTTATACGTGGACCCTCGGTGAGTGGAAAGCTCATGCCCGTGAAATCTCCGTAATTCCCAGTCCGCGATTCCAACCCAGTATACTCCCTTTTTCAATTCCGTTATCATAATGCCTCCTATTTTTGGAAAAAATCGTCTGCATTCAATAGTTGAAAATTAATTAATCCAGTTATGTCATTTTGTAAGTATTTTTGAAAATATTGCGCTTTATTGCACAT
This genomic stretch from Candidatus Latescibacter sp. harbors:
- a CDS encoding MBL fold metallo-hydrolase — translated: MITELKKGVYWVGIADWELRRFHGHELSTHRGSTYNSYLILDEKTVLVDTVWEPFEEQFLENIREIIDPAKIDIIVANHSEVDHSGSLPAVIRHAPQAELVVSKRGAESFEGHYHQPWKFRPMKTGDRISIGRNELVFIEAPMVHWPDSMFTYLTGHNILMSNDAFGQHYCTNYRFNDQVDREELYWEAFKYYVNILTPYSDIIAKKIDEVLSLGLPIEMIAPSHGVIWRDNPMQIVDSYREWTQQKPDARAVILYDTMWHATRRMAEAIGDGLTDAGVQYKIVNMSVTDRNDTLVDVFRSTCIIVGSPTLNNRVLPTITPILEDIRGLRFKNKIGAAFGSYGWSGESVRIIEEHFGQCSIPLARPGIKCKWQPRAEDLVSCRAFGKEIGEITKKAASSMFPMR